Below is a window of Buchnera aphidicola (Kurisakia onigurumii) DNA.
TTCAGTTATAATACATAGAGCTATATTAGGTTCAGTAGAAAGATTTATTGGTATGATTACAGAAGAATATATCGGTTCTTTTCCGACTTGGTTATCACCTATTCAGGTGCTGGTAGTTAATATTACTGATAATCAAATTTCTTATGTAAATAATCTCAAGATAAATTTATTTAATAATGATATTAGAGCTAATATAGATATACGAAATGTTTCTATTGGATTAAAAATTCGAGAATTTATGATGTTACGTATTCCTTATATGTTAATTTGTGGTGATAAAGAAATTAATACTAATACAGTAAGTGTTCGAACTAGATCTGGAAAAAATTTTAATAATATAGATTTTAATTTTTTTGTTAAAAAAATAAAACAAGAAATATATAAAAAAAGTTATAACAGTTGGGAGGAGTAAAGTATTAAAGGTGTAAAGAGAGTTCAACCAATACGACCAAATCGAATTAATAACGACATCAATTCTTCTAAAGTTCGTTTAACGGGTGTAGAAGGAAATCAAATTGGAATTTGTGATTTACAAGAAGCATTAAAAAAATCGCGAGAAATGGGTCTTGATTTGGTTGAAATTAGTCCAAATGCTAACCCTCCGGTATGTCGTATTATGGATTATGGAAAATTTTTATATGAAAAAAGTAAATCTTTTAAAGAACAAAAGAAAAAACAAAAAGTTATACATGTAAAAGAAGTAAAGTTTCGGCCATGTACTGAAGAAGGAGATTATCAAGTGAAATTAAGAAATATTATTAGGTTTTTATCTGCTGGTAATAAAGTAAAAATTACACTAAGATTTAGAGGAAGAGAAATGGCTCATCAAAAAATAGGAATAAAAATATTATATAGATTACAAAAGGATATAAATAATTTTTCTTCTATTGAATCTTTTCCTTCTAAAATAGAAGGTCGACAAATGATTATGATTTTAATTCCTAAGAAAAAATAGTTTTTTATTTTATAAAATATATTTTAGAATTTTATGATTTATTTTTTTTAAAATATAAAAAAAGGAATGTAAATATGCCTAAAATTAAGACATTACGGAGTGCAACTAAACGATTTAAAAAAACTGCATCTGGTTTATTTAAAAGAAAAAAAGCTAACTTACGTCATATTTTAACTAAAAAAAATACAAAATATAAAAGAAGTTTGCGATCTAAAGTTGTAATTTCAAAAAGTGATAAAAAAAAATTAGCACTTTTTTTGCCATACGTATAAATAATGGATTACATATTTTTTATAATAGGAGAAAAGTGATTCATGGCTCGTGTTAAACGTGGTGTGACTGCTCGTGCTCGTCATAAAAAGGTTTTAAAGCAAGCAAAAGGTTATTATGGAGCTCGATCTCGTGTATATCGAGTAGCAAAACAAGCTGTTATTAAAGCAGGTCAATATGCTTATCGAGATCGACGCCAAAAAAAACGTTCGTTTAGAAGTTTATGGATTACACGAATTAATGCTGCTGCTAGATTAAATAAAATTTCCTATAGTAGTTTCATGTTAGGATTAAAGGTTTCTTCTATTTCTATTAATAGAAAAATTTTATCTGAGATAGCTATTATGGATAAAAATGCTTTTTCTATTTTAGTGAAAAATTCTTTAATGGCATTAAAAGTTTGTAATTAATTTTCAATATAAAAATTTTTGAGGGAGTAACCAATCTCCCCATATATTTTTAATTTTTTATTGATGTTTTAAAAAAAAATTTAAAAATATTTAACATATAAAATAAAATATAATAAAAGTGTATAATTTTGAAAATTTTAAAAAAAAATAATTTATTACAAGAAATTAAAAGAAATTTTATAAAATTTAATCAAGAAAAAAAAAATATTGATACATTAAAAAAATTAGTATTATTAAAGATAAAATATATAGGAAAAAAAAATAAATTATCAAATTATTTAAAAAAATTAAAAATTTTTTCCGTAAAAGATAAAAAAAAGTTTTTTATTTTAATTAATTATATTAAAAAAATAATTAAAAGAGAATTAATTATTTTGCAAAAAAAAATATCTTTAGATGTGTATAATATACAACAAGAGAAATATATAGATGTTTCTCTTCCTGGTCGTGTTACTAATTCTGGATCTATTCATCCTATAACTAATACAATATATATTATAGAATCTTTTTTTACAAAACTTGGTTTTCAAATTACCTCTGGACCAGAAATAGAAAATAAATATTATAATTTTGATTCTTTAAATATACCATTTGATCATCCTTCTAGAAATGAACAAGATACTTTTTGGTTTGATAAAAATAATTTATTGCGAACACAAACTT
It encodes the following:
- the rplT gene encoding 50S ribosomal protein L20 gives rise to the protein MARVKRGVTARARHKKVLKQAKGYYGARSRVYRVAKQAVIKAGQYAYRDRRQKKRSFRSLWITRINAAARLNKISYSSFMLGLKVSSISINRKILSEIAIMDKNAFSILVKNSLMALKVCN
- the pheS gene encoding phenylalanine--tRNA ligase subunit alpha, with the translated sequence MLKKNNLLQEIKRNFIKFNQEKKNIDTLKKLVLLKIKYIGKKNKLSNYLKKLKIFSVKDKKKFFILINYIKKIIKRELIILQKKISLDVYNIQQEKYIDVSLPGRVTNSGSIHPITNTIYIIESFFTKLGFQITSGPEIENKYYNFDSLNIPFDHPSRNEQDTFWFDKNNLLRTQTSSVQIRFMEQNKPPIKIIAPGKVYRNDFDSTHTPMFHQVEGLVIDKNISFSNLKWLMYSFIEYFFDFNVSIRFRNSYFPFTLPSAEIDIKQNNKWIEILGCGLVHVNVLETVNINPKKYSGLAFGIGVERITMLKYGIKDLRSFFDNDLNLIKQFK
- the rpmI gene encoding 50S ribosomal protein L35, which encodes MPKIKTLRSATKRFKKTASGLFKRKKANLRHILTKKNTKYKRSLRSKVVISKSDKKKLALFLPYV
- the infC gene encoding translation initiation factor IF-3 — protein: MKGVKRVQPIRPNRINNDINSSKVRLTGVEGNQIGICDLQEALKKSREMGLDLVEISPNANPPVCRIMDYGKFLYEKSKSFKEQKKKQKVIHVKEVKFRPCTEEGDYQVKLRNIIRFLSAGNKVKITLRFRGREMAHQKIGIKILYRLQKDINNFSSIESFPSKIEGRQMIMILIPKKK